The genome window GGCGTTCAGGATGTCCTCAGGGCCGTTCACCAGCCCCGGAATCGCAGCGTCGGGGCACTGGGTCCAGCATTGGGCGCACCCGGTGCAGTTCTCCGCCACGAAGGCGGGAATCTCCATCCGGACGCCGCTCATGTCGCGCACCGCGCCGGTGGCGGCCGGAATCGCGCTGATGGCGGCAAAGGGGTCGGCGATGCCGTCCAGCCCTGTCGTGCAGCTGGAGCAGACCTGCTCCCAGAAGCGGCCAGGATTGCCGATGCCCGGTTCCGCGTCCGCCACATCGAGCATGCGCGGGATGTGCGCCACCGTGCCCGGCGCGTCGGGGGCGATGCTGGCAATCGCCTCGACCGGGTGGATCTCGTCGAAGCCGCGGCGGATGACGCGGACGTTGTCTTCCACGACCGCCGCCCCGCGGTGGCCGAACTTCTTCTTCAGCTGGTCGCGAATCCCGTCGAACAGCCGTGCCTCGCTCACCTCTTCCTGCTTGAGCATCGGCGAGGCGCGGAAAAAGGCGCCGAGGAAGGCGGCACCCTGCATCCGGTAGCGCAACTCGACGTCGCTGGCTTCCTCACGGGCGATCGCAAAGGCGTCCAGCACAAAGACCTTGATGTGCCGCTCGCGGATGGTGGTCCGCGCCTGCGCCGGCAGGGTCAGCCAGAACTCTTCGGGGGTCAGATCGCTCTGGATGACGAAGGTGCCCCCCTCGGCGAGTCCGGCGAGCGGGTCGCTGTGCCGGAACACGTTTGGATCGGGAGAGAGCACGACGTTGACATGCTTGAGCTCACAGTTCAGGCGCACCGGGTCGTGCGCGAGCACGGCGTAGAAGGTGGTCGGTTGCCCCTTCTTCTCGGAGCCGTACTTCGGGTTGGCCTTGATCTGCATGCCGAACAGCTCGAACGCCGTCATCGCGAGGTTCTTCCCCATCGTGATGGCACCCCAGCCGCCGACGGAGTGAATGCGGACCGCGGTGGAACTCTCGGGTAGGAGGTTGATGTGCCCGGCGGACGGCAGCGACAGTGCGCCGACGTCGGGGTAGCTGTCGAGCATCCGCTCCTGCCAGATCTGCAGTTTCGGCAGACGGGTGTCCGGCCGCACGAAGTCAATGCCGAGATAGAACTGGCGCTTCCGGGCGCCGCCCGGGAGCATGTTGTCGACCGCCGCCACGATGTCGCCGGGTTGGAGGTCGCGGCTGCCGAGCCCGAAGCACCCGGAGAAGAAATCGGGCACCTGGGTCGCCTTGAGGGCGGCGACGCCGGGGTAGGGGAGCTCATCGCCGGTGACGCGGCCGTTTTCCATCGCCTGCGACATCGCGCTGCGAATCTCGCGAAGCATCGGCGGATCGACGGCGAGGGGCTGGTCGGTCCGCTCCAGCACCACGACACCCTTCTTCCCGGCCAGCGCCTGGCTCAGCAGGTCGGCGGGGAAGGGACGGAACATCGTCAGGTTGAGCACGCCGACCTTCAGTCCGCGCTTGGCCCGCAGATAATCGGCGACCGCCTCGGCGTTGGATACCACCGATCCCTGACCGACGATCACATACTCCGCATCCTCGAGCCGATAGCGGCCGATCCGGGCATAGCGCCGGCCGGTCAGGGCGGCGTACTCCTCCATCGCCTGGTCGGTGAGGCCGAGGATGTGGTCGAAGTAGAAGGGGCGCTGCGCCGCCACGCCCTGGGCGTAGCTCTCCTGGTTCTGGACGACCCCAAGCATCGCGGGGTAGTCGAGATCGAACATTTCTGGGATGCGGCGCCGCGTCTCGCCGAACACCATCTGCTGGGCGGGCGTGGGCGACGGAATCCGGTCGGCGGGGTCGCCGAGGTAGGCCTTGATGAGCTCGCGCTCCGGCAGGCGCAGCGATTCGATCACGTGCGACGTCAGGAAGCCGTCCTGCGCGCAGATGCCGGGGTTGAGCGACAGCTCGGCGATTCGATGCGCAATCAGGTTGAGGTCCGCGACTTCCTGAACGTCCTTGGCGAACAGCTGAAAGAACCCGGTGTCGTCCACCGCGTGGTAGTCGTCGTGCCCGGCATGCACGTTGAGGGCGTGCTTGGTCATGGCACGCGCCGCCACGTTTAGCACGTAGGTGAGGCGTTTGCCCACCGCGGCGTAGAGCGACTCATGCATGTAGGCGATGCCCTGGCCGCTCGAGAAGTTCGTGGAGCGGAGGCCTGCCATCGACATGCCCGCGGTCACCGCGGCTGCGGCATGCTCCCCTTCGGGTTCGAAGAAGAGGAGGCGGCGGCCGTTGACGTTTCGGCTGCCGTCGGCGACCGCCGCAGCCCACCCCTCCCCCATCTGCGTCGACGGGGTGATCGGGTACGCACCGGCCGCTTCTCCGGCGGCCGTCTCCATGGCCACCACGGCGTAGCTGCCGTCGAGCGCCTCAAGGGTTCCTGGGAACGGAGGAGGCGCAGGCGCCTTGGCGTCGCGCTTGGGCCGAAAGATCGAGGTCATGCTGCCGCACTCCTGGACAGAGAAGGCTCCGGGACGAACTGGACCCCGTTGAGCCAGACAATCGCGCCGGTCGGGCACCTGGCAATCGCACCCTGATCGGCCTGCGCATCAAAGTTGTAGTCCACCACGGCCACACCACTGGCGACGCTGATCAGCCCGTCGGGGGCATCCTGCACGCACTTGCCGCACGCGGTGCAGGCCACCGTGCACTGTTCGAGTGCCACGTCGCCATTGAGGAGGTTCTTGCATTGCACGAAAAGGTGGGTGTCCACCGGGAGCATGGTGAAGAGCCCCTTGGGGCACGCCTCGACGCAATCGCCGCACGCGGTGCACTTGGCGGGATCCACGGACGGGAGCCCGGTATCGGTCATGGTGATTGCGCCGAAATCGCACACCCGCTCGCAGTCGGCGAGTCCGAGGCATCCCCAGGCGCATCCCTTGCCGCCCCCAGCCACGGCGGTGGCTGCCGAACAGGTCTGCAGCCCGCGGTACTCGGCCAGCGCCCCGGCCACGTCGTGGCCACCCGCGCACTGCAGCCTGGCCACTCGGCGTACTGCTGTCCCCGCATCGACTCCGAGGAACCCGGCAATGGCCTTGTGTGCCTCATCGGTGCCAACCGTGCACTGACTCGGCTGTACCAGCCCCTCGACCGC of Gemmatimonadales bacterium contains these proteins:
- a CDS encoding 2-oxoacid:acceptor oxidoreductase family protein, yielding MTSIFRPKRDAKAPAPPPFPGTLEALDGSYAVVAMETAAGEAAGAYPITPSTQMGEGWAAAVADGSRNVNGRRLLFFEPEGEHAAAAVTAGMSMAGLRSTNFSSGQGIAYMHESLYAAVGKRLTYVLNVAARAMTKHALNVHAGHDDYHAVDDTGFFQLFAKDVQEVADLNLIAHRIAELSLNPGICAQDGFLTSHVIESLRLPERELIKAYLGDPADRIPSPTPAQQMVFGETRRRIPEMFDLDYPAMLGVVQNQESYAQGVAAQRPFYFDHILGLTDQAMEEYAALTGRRYARIGRYRLEDAEYVIVGQGSVVSNAEAVADYLRAKRGLKVGVLNLTMFRPFPADLLSQALAGKKGVVVLERTDQPLAVDPPMLREIRSAMSQAMENGRVTGDELPYPGVAALKATQVPDFFSGCFGLGSRDLQPGDIVAAVDNMLPGGARKRQFYLGIDFVRPDTRLPKLQIWQERMLDSYPDVGALSLPSAGHINLLPESSTAVRIHSVGGWGAITMGKNLAMTAFELFGMQIKANPKYGSEKKGQPTTFYAVLAHDPVRLNCELKHVNVVLSPDPNVFRHSDPLAGLAEGGTFVIQSDLTPEEFWLTLPAQARTTIRERHIKVFVLDAFAIAREEASDVELRYRMQGAAFLGAFFRASPMLKQEEVSEARLFDGIRDQLKKKFGHRGAAVVEDNVRVIRRGFDEIHPVEAIASIAPDAPGTVAHIPRMLDVADAEPGIGNPGRFWEQVCSSCTTGLDGIADPFAAISAIPAATGAVRDMSGVRMEIPAFVAENCTGCAQCWTQCPDAAIPGLVNGPEDILNA
- a CDS encoding RnfABCDGE type electron transport complex subunit B, whose amino-acid sequence is MTMLAVLILSGVALVFAVLIALANRRLWVWEDPRIDVVSSLLPNANCGACGLPGCRAFAEQAVEGLVQPSQCTVGTDEAHKAIAGFLGVDAGTAVRRVARLQCAGGHDVAGALAEYRGLQTCSAATAVAGGGKGCAWGCLGLADCERVCDFGAITMTDTGLPSVDPAKCTACGDCVEACPKGLFTMLPVDTHLFVQCKNLLNGDVALEQCTVACTACGKCVQDAPDGLISVASGVAVVDYNFDAQADQGAIARCPTGAIVWLNGVQFVPEPSLSRSAAA